A region of the Flavobacteriales bacterium genome:
GAAGGAATGTTCCCCAGACGAGTAGAAGAGAAAAGCCGGATACGGGTGCCACAAGATCGATGGGTTTGCGAAACATCGGTAATGCACTAATGGCACCGGCACAGAAAAATGCGGTGATCAAATGGGAAGGAAAGGCATGATCCCATGACAATTGGGCTGTGAAGCACGCATCCGCCAATAACAACAACAGCAGACTTCCGGCAATGGTCAGGGCCATTGGCTTATGAGTTGAGCGGGACCGCAAGGCTAGTCCGGCAAAAATGATGCAGCCGGATAAAGCCATTAAGTAAGGCCATGTGTATGTGAGCTGTGCCATCGTGAATGGATGGAAGGCCCATGTTATCTTATTCGGAAAGATAATGATGGCCACATGTCGTGCTACTCCTGTTAGAATGCCGGCAAAGGATGGAAGCGGAGCAATCGGTGTGTTCAATATGTACATATCGGCCTTTACCCATGGGAGCAGTGTGAATGAAAAGACAAGTATGGGCCAGATGACCGCGGAAAGAGGAAATGGTTTGCCTTTGACTTTGTTCATCAACCAACCGGTAACCGGCAGCGCAACGGCCAGTGGATGGGTGAGCAGGGCCAGCATCCAGAAACCGGCACCGGTCATGACCGTGACCCTATCCCGACCGGTCCTTTGCAAATAAGACAGAGAGAAGATCATAAACAAGGCCTGCCCGATTGCAGTTGCCGGAGCCATCCACCAGGATATGGCTGAGAATAACAACGTGGCACAAGCGGCTTTCAGTTTTCCGATATCCCGTTCCAACCACCGGTACAAGATCATGGCACATAAAATCAGCAAAACGTGCAGCACACACCGGAATATAAGTACGGATCCGTTACCCAGCCGGTACAACAGCATCATGAATCCGGCACTCAACGGTTGGTATACACCCATGAATGTATGGTTGTTGAAATAAGACCAGTGAAGCCCCCGAATGGCAGGATGCATGAGAATCCCGTCATCTCCCGTTGTGGCAAGCCATGGCATAAACCAAGCCGGCAATTGTACGATGACCATGACCAGCACCGCAACCCATGCCAATGAAAAGTTTTTCCGTTTGAGATTCACCCCTCTAATGTAAGACTTTCACTGAGGTCAGGGGCAAGCGGCTGAACGAGTATGGCAAAAAATTTGTATCATCGTAATAATGACAACGAAACGGATCATTATTCTCCTGGTTACCGTAATGGTGTTTTTTTCCACCGGATTGACCATACCCCATCGAACCGCCGACCCATACCAATATTATATTGGTTTCTCGCTGAAGCCTTCAACCAATGGTGGACTGGTTACATTCTTTCAGCTGAAGTATTTCGGGGAAGAGTTAAAAAGCACGCAGCAGATCACTCAAGAGAGTTTTATTATGCAGGCCATGGGATTGGAAGCATCCCAGGCAAACCCTGATCAGGTAGACTGGATGGAGGTGTACCAGGTTAAATACTGTAAGCTGGTATACACGGATTCGGTATTAAACAAAAAGGATTTCCAATGTCCGATCATCACGGAATTGTGGAAGCTGCGATACCAGGAGTATCCTTATTTTATGGAGAACGGGGATGATATTCAACCCGGTTGGGGAAAGGAATTTGGGAACGGAAAGCAACGCCCTTCTGACAAGCAGATACAGATTCTGAGAAAATACGGGATCAAGAACTGGTTTGATATCATCAAAGGTGAAGGTGCTTACCGGTTGTTACATGATCTGTGCGATCCCCAATGGGTGTCAAATTACCAGGCTGCGAGGGACGGATAAGAGATTCACGGAGAAACGGAGTGTGTGTATTCTTCAGACTCCTGCACCAATTCCTGTCCTTTCACATTCACTTCCGTTTCACTATAGTTGATGAGAATGTTGTCGTTATAGAGGCAGGCCTGCAGTTGACCCTCCTTCAGGTAGTAAAGGAATCGTTTTCTCCGGAGTAAGGTGCCGTTCTCCATGAGGGGTTTGTCGTAAACGTTCAGTTCTTTGGTAACCAGATACAATGTCCCGTTGAGGAAATAGTACTCAGAGATCAGCACTTCCATGTCCCCTTCGCTTTGCACGGTAAGTTTCAATAACTCATTCTCATCGTAAACCGCATCGACCAGCGAAGTAGTGAGATTGTGAAAGGACTTGAGTTCCGGTTCGATCTCTTTCTTGAAAAGAACGGCTTTCTTAATATCATAACGGTTAATGCTGGCATCCACTTTCAAGGCCAGGGCTTTCGCTTTCTGGATCTCTGTGCTGTCAGGAAGTGAAGCATAGGCGCCTGAGAGCGCGAATAGAAAAAACGTATGGATGGCAAGTTTTTTCATAACCCAAACCGCTATACTGTTATTAATGTACAATAATCAAGGCTCACATCCAAATCAGGAATAGACCTGTTTTACATTGCAATTCAATTCGAAATAGAAAGTTTGGAAAAATAGCGATGCGCTAATCCCATGTAATCAATGACCGCCTTAGTATACGTTGGATAGTTGAATTTGGATACAAAAAGATTAACACGGATTATAAATCCGG
Encoded here:
- a CDS encoding tetratricopeptide repeat protein, with amino-acid sequence MNLKRKNFSLAWVAVLVMVIVQLPAWFMPWLATTGDDGILMHPAIRGLHWSYFNNHTFMGVYQPLSAGFMMLLYRLGNGSVLIFRCVLHVLLILCAMILYRWLERDIGKLKAACATLLFSAISWWMAPATAIGQALFMIFSLSYLQRTGRDRVTVMTGAGFWMLALLTHPLAVALPVTGWLMNKVKGKPFPLSAVIWPILVFSFTLLPWVKADMYILNTPIAPLPSFAGILTGVARHVAIIIFPNKITWAFHPFTMAQLTYTWPYLMALSGCIIFAGLALRSRSTHKPMALTIAGSLLLLLLADACFTAQLSWDHAFPSHLITAFFCAGAISALPMFRKPIDLVAPVSGFSLLLVWGTFLQMNEYQNETSYWSSVAKGENTETAVLYHLGVQANREKNFSEAHKVLSEAAGNADAWPGIKLEYVRTLINQQYYKQAGEILDTLIAADPGNGEYDAWKGIMLVRYELPNEAMEALSKAIELGYESAEMYNALAICAANTINLNTAVEYFNRAIVLDPYLASVYINRANTYLQTGNAEQALSDLNMALTLEPKNLKALYTRANLFFNYPNMSQSALIDFNAILDIDPKNSAALIGRGKAALISGDLQGACNDFYYASVVYHEKEADELFREYCK